The sequence below is a genomic window from Nicotiana tomentosiformis chromosome 6, ASM39032v3, whole genome shotgun sequence.
TGCAATGGTTAAAGGCTTGAAAATAAGTTTGTTTTGTCCTTGAGATCCAAGTTTCGATACCCTCTTGCAACATTATTTTGTTTtcctatttcttttttatttttcatttcttttctttatttggtttaagtatttagatataaatactttaatatttataattacttttcaatataattaaaataatttaatatttattaaaaaaatataatttttgaattcatttaaagtaaaaaaaaaaaaagaagaagagaagccTTTTATTATTTCGTTAAAAAGTCTACCGACATTTTTAATagtttattttatgaaaatttagtatagaaaaattaattaaatggtttttcttaaattaaatggttatatttaatttaatttaggATAATTCTTATTAGAAAATATTTAATCTATGAGCAACCATTTAATTAGTTTTCCTAATAAGAATATAAGAATTGTATTCCATTACTTAGCTAATAATAATCCCAATGGATTATAAGAACAAGCATAttcttatttaaattatttaaatggATAATACAATTACAATAGCCAAGGAATAAAAggagaaataaaaaatatatttcaagaaaaatataaaatatataattaaaattttgattaacaactaaaattttaataactaaatttaaaaagaaagatatcaaaaaataaaaaaattcaagcaATAGATtaaattatattcaaaaaataattttattttacgtataatacaaaataacaactATTAAAAATGTCGGTAGATTTTTTAACGAAATAATAAAaggcttctctttttctttttttactttaaatgaattcaaaaatcataattttttaataaatattaaattattttaattacattgaaaaataattataaatattaaagtatttatatctaaatacttaaaccaaataatgaaaagaaatgaaaaatcaAAAAGAAATAGGAAAACAAAACAATGTTGCTAGAGGAAATCGAACCTTGGATCTCAAGTAGAAAATCAACAAATTATCTAGCATTTAACCATTGCACCACCCAGCACTCTAATCTTCATTTAGCACATTAAATTCTATTTATTCGCTTTCCCTGGGCCATGTGTATAAAAGGCTTTATACATATAGCGCCCTTCTTAACATTTAAAACggacgttaaggtatagcgccctttaaaagaaCGCTATATGTATTTTGGTAATTAAGTTATTTTTCACGCATTTCGGTCGTTTGAGTAAAAAAAGACCACATTTTGGGCCGGACTCGACTATTTGGGTTATATTGAGTGTTATATTGTTGATAACGTACAACGTCCAGCCCAGGAAATACATGGGCCAGTCCGAAAGGCACTGTCACAAACTGACAAAAGCATAGTTCAGGATCTCAGAAAGACGTTACACAAAAGAACAAATCCTCTTTTTCTGAGTTTGAAATCCACCATTTTCAATTGATAAAAAAACCAACCATTTTCGCAGTACACAAAACCTCAATCTTATGCCCTAGCTACTGTTTCTCCAACTAAGTTAACACTGATCTAAAAATTCCCAATTAGACAGACCATTACTGTCATCACAAAATCAAAAAATGGAGAAAGATTCCAAAAGAGACAAGAAGAAAAAGCAGAAGAAATGGAGTTGTGAAAAGAGAAGCCCTTTGCAAGATCTCAATGTTATTCCAAAATGTAAAAGCAAGAGTAGTTCAACTTCCTCTTCCATGTCCATCTCTTCAAATTCCTTTTCTtcctcatcatcttcttcttcttacaCAACTCCTCTCCATAAAAAGCCCAAAATTTCTTCAGGAACTTCAAATCCAGTGCCTAAATCTTCACGTTTGAGATCTAAATCCACCAATGAGAATGATTTACCAAGACCCTTTTCACAAAACCCCAAAAAGATCCCACCTTTCCTATCTGGGAAAAAACCCACCTCCCAAAAATTAAATCTTTATTCTCAGTCTGTGAAGAAATCAGCATTTGAGGTTAAAGGGAAGAGTTTGAAGCAAAAGGAGGGAGGAAATGGTTCAGGTGAGCATATTCAGCTTTTGGATTTAGATAGTAATTTAACTACTTATGAAAATTGTACTCCTCTTGGTAAATTAGCAAATCATACTAATATAGGAGAGAACTCAAATACAACTAGCAGTAATACTACGAAAACACCTCCAATTGAGGCCTCAGTGTCTCCTGAGATACAATGTGGGATATCAAATGTGTTGGTTTCAGCTGCAACACCTTGTTATGCTGCTGGCCATGTTCTCTCTGGTGTCACTGATAAAAGAAAGTGTAAGCCTAGAGGTATTCTTACTATAGGAACTTTAGTTGACTGCAAAAAAGCCGGTGGCTCAAAGGATAGTAAGTGTAGTAGGGATTCTTTGATTCCTTTGCCTGCTGAGGCTTCTATGCATTGGCTTTTGTCTCCACACCGCGAGAATTGTGAGGGCGATTCTGAAAGCGAATTTAGAATGTTGACGGGATCTGCCACGTCTCAAATGCCGCATTCAACTTCAACATGTTCTGGGAGTTCTTTTGGTCTACTACATCGCAGAGGGAAGTACAGTGATAGTGTGAATCAGGATATGGCACGAAGTGGTGGAAAAGCTCGGATTATTTTGCTCTCTCCTAGAAGTCCTGAACTTAAAGATTTGTCATATGACAAGCAGGAGAGGAATTTGTTTCCCCAGGCTATATCTTGTTGTAATGATGTAAAAGTCCCGGATGAGTGGAAATGTTCATGCAGTCTTGTTAGAGAGAATTCTCCTTGCTCTACGGCTTCTTTAAGCAGTGGGAATGTTATTCAAACCCCCAAATCAGAATCGAGCTCAGGCAAGAGTGGTGGCTTCTCATGGTTACGTTCAGGTGATCGTGGAAAGAACTTTAGGTCTGAACTTGATTCAGTGGCAGAATGTCTTCAGAAAACAAGCTTATCACCTAGGACTCAGACAACATCATCTTGGGATCAGCCTAATCTGCATTTTAAGTTTACCAGTACCTCCTGGGTTTCTGATTCTACGTTAGATAATGTATCACAATCTCAAATGAGGATATCATGGAGGGATGGAGTAGTGAGTCATATTTTTGAGATGGATGATTTAGATTGCTGCAGATGCTTATCAGATGATGAGAACGGGGGTTATTGTCATGCTAATGCAAAAACAAATCTTGTTGAAGAAAA
It includes:
- the LOC104099734 gene encoding probable GPI-anchored adhesin-like protein PGA55, producing MEKDSKRDKKKKQKKWSCEKRSPLQDLNVIPKCKSKSSSTSSSMSISSNSFSSSSSSSSYTTPLHKKPKISSGTSNPVPKSSRLRSKSTNENDLPRPFSQNPKKIPPFLSGKKPTSQKLNLYSQSVKKSAFEVKGKSLKQKEGGNGSGEHIQLLDLDSNLTTYENCTPLGKLANHTNIGENSNTTSSNTTKTPPIEASVSPEIQCGISNVLVSAATPCYAAGHVLSGVTDKRKCKPRGILTIGTLVDCKKAGGSKDSKCSRDSLIPLPAEASMHWLLSPHRENCEGDSESEFRMLTGSATSQMPHSTSTCSGSSFGLLHRRGKYSDSVNQDMARSGGKARIILLSPRSPELKDLSYDKQERNLFPQAISCCNDVKVPDEWKCSCSLVRENSPCSTASLSSGNVIQTPKSESSSGKSGGFSWLRSGDRGKNFRSELDSVAECLQKTSLSPRTQTTSSWDQPNLHFKFTSTSWVSDSTLDNVSQSQMRISWRDGVVSHIFEMDDLDCCRCLSDDENGGYCHANAKTNLVEENDLLPESGLQSPEFLEHKHEHCRNGKSKAPPPEANLCAESIWTEGGELVSSADSDWTLSYKNQLYQV